GGCTGCGCGCCGCGCTGCACGGACGCTGGCGCCGCTGGGTGACCGGGCGCGCCGTCCAGTTGGGCAGCAGCGGCGTGGTGGTGGTGCGCGACGGTGTCGCCGCGCCGCGGCCGGCCAGGCGATCGACGTTCTACCGTCACGTCGAAGGTTGGTTGCTGGTCCGGTAGTTTCGACCGGTGGACTCCAAGGGGCACGCATCGGTGCGACCCAGCCCAATCTTCTTGGCATTAATCGCATTGACGGCCGTCGGTGGTGTGCTCGCCTGGCTGGCCGGGACGACCGTGCGGCCGATGTCCTATGCCGGGGTTTTCATCTTCGTGGTCGCCGGCTGGCTGGTTTCGTTGTGCCTGCACGAATTCGGCCATGCGGCGACCGCGTGGCGATTCGGCGACCACGACGAGGAGGTCCGCGGCTACCTGACGCTGGATCCGCGGCGCTATGCCCATCCCGGGTTGTCGCTGCTGCTGCCGATGGTGTTCATCGCGCTCGGCGGGATCGGCCTGCCCGGCGCCGCGGTGTATGTGCGCACCTGGTTCATGTCGCCGACGCGCCGCACCCTTGTCAGCCTGGCCGGCCCGGCCGTCAATCTGCTGCTGGCGGTGCTGCTGCTGGCGCTGACCCGGCTGTTCTTTGACCCGGAGCACTGGGTGTTGTGGGCGGGCGTGGCGTTTCTGGGCTTCCTGCAGATCATGGCGGTGGTGCTGAACCTGCTGCCCGTCCCCGGGCTGGACGGCTATGACGCGCTGGAACCGCACCTGAGCCCGGAGACGCAGCGCGCCGTCGCGCCGGCCAAGCAGTACGGCGTGTTCATTCTGCTGTTCCTGCTGCTGGCGCCGGTGGTCAACCAGTGGCTGTTCGCGGTCGTGGACTGGTTCTTCGACTTCTCCGGGGTGCCGCACCTGCTGGCCAGCGCCGGCAACTCGCTGACCCGCTTCTGGAGCCGCTGGTTCTAGGTCTTGCAATATATGCGTTGCCGCGCATATATTGTTCGCCATGGGCGCAGGACACAGTCACACCCCCGCCGAGGCCGACGCGTCTCGGATGATCCCCCGCATGATCATGGCCGCCGGGATTTTGGCGACGTTCTTCGTCATCGAGCTGACCACCTCACTGCTGATCAATTCCCTTGCGCTGCTGGCAGACGCCGGGCACATGCTGACCGACGTCGTCGCGGTGTTCATGGGGCTGGGTGCGGTGATACTGGCCAAGCGCGGCAGCACGTCGCCGGCTCGCACCTACGGCTGGCACCGCGCCGAGGTCTTCACCGCGGTGGCCAACGCGGTGTTGTTGGTCGGCGTGGCGACATTCATCCTCTATGAGGCGATCGAGCGGCTCGGTACGGGAGCAGACGTCCCCGGCGTACCGATGATCGTGGTGGCGCTGGCCGGGCTGATCGCCAACTTCGTGGTCGCGATGCTGCTGCGGTCACACTCCGAGGGCAGCCTGGCCGTCAAGGGCGCCTACATGGAGGTGATCGCCGACACCGTAGGCAGCCTGGGTGTGCTGATCGCCGGTGTCGTGACCGTCACGACGCACTGGCCCTACGCCGACGTCGTGGTCGCCGTGCTGGTGGCCCTCTGGGTGCTGCCCCGCGCGTTCTCGCTGGCGCGCGCCGCGCTGCGGATCCTGTCCGAGGCGTCGCCGGCCCACATCGACGTCGAGGAGCTGCGGTCGGCCCTGAGCGCCGTCCAGGGTGTGACGGAAGTGCACGACCTGCACGTCTGGACGCTGTCGCCGGGCAAGGACATGTGCACCGTTCACCTGATCAGCTCCAGCGCCTCGGCCAGCGTGCTCAGCGACGCACGTGAGGTGCTGCACGAGCGCGGACTGGAGCACGCCACCGTGCAGGTCGAGAGCCGCGACAGCGACTGCTCGGAGAACTGCTAGAGCCCCAGCTCTTTGCGGGCCGCCGGGTCGCAGTCGTCGAGCAAGTCCAGGCAGCGGTTCAGCTCGTCGGTTTCGCCGATCGTGTCGGCGGCCTTGGCCAATGCGGCCACACAGCGCAGGAAGCCGCGATTGGGCTCGTGCGCATAGGGCACCGGACCGAAGCCCTTCCAGCCGTTGCGGCGCAATTGGTCCAGGCCGCGGTGGTAGCCGGTCCGGGCGTACGCGTACGCGCTGATGGCCCGCTCGTCGGCCAGCGCCTCCTCGGCCAGGGCCGCCCAGGCCACCGACGCCGACGGATGCGCCGCCGCGACGATGCCCGGTTTCTCGTTGGCGAGCAGCTCGGCTTCGGCTTCGCTGTCGCCGGGCAGCAGGATCGGATCAGGTCCCAGGAGATCACCCATCGGTGTCATACGTTCTATTCTGCCGTCCCGCCGCGGATGACTAAGCTGCACCTCATGCCTAACCCACCGGAGCCCGACCGCGGCACCCCGCCGGGTGAGGACCCGACCGCGGAGCAGGCCGACGACGCAACCGAGGTCCAACCGCTGCTTCCTTCCGACCCCGAGACCGAGACCGTGGTGATCGACAAGCCCGAACCCGGCAGCGTCCCCGCGGCCAATCCGGACGACCAGCAACGCGAACGTCGCTTCACCGCGCCGGGCTTCGACGCGAAGGAAACGGCGATCATCCACACCGCGCCGGAGCCCGCGACGGAAGTGTTCTCGACACAAGCGGGGCACCCCGGCCCGCCGGGACAGCCGCCGATGCCCCCGAAACCTGCTGTGCCGCAATCTATTCCGGGCCGCGACGGCGCCAAGGCGCGGCCGGCGGGCAGGAGTTTCAACTGGGGCTGGGTGCTGGCGATCACGGTGATCGTGTTGGCACTGGCGGCGATCGCCATCCTGGGCACCGTGCTGTTGACCCGCGGCAAGCACTCGCACGTCTCGCAAGAAGACATGGTGCGC
The Mycobacterium sp. 050128 genome window above contains:
- a CDS encoding site-2 protease family protein, whose product is MDSKGHASVRPSPIFLALIALTAVGGVLAWLAGTTVRPMSYAGVFIFVVAGWLVSLCLHEFGHAATAWRFGDHDEEVRGYLTLDPRRYAHPGLSLLLPMVFIALGGIGLPGAAVYVRTWFMSPTRRTLVSLAGPAVNLLLAVLLLALTRLFFDPEHWVLWAGVAFLGFLQIMAVVLNLLPVPGLDGYDALEPHLSPETQRAVAPAKQYGVFILLFLLLAPVVNQWLFAVVDWFFDFSGVPHLLASAGNSLTRFWSRWF
- a CDS encoding cation diffusion facilitator family transporter translates to MGAGHSHTPAEADASRMIPRMIMAAGILATFFVIELTTSLLINSLALLADAGHMLTDVVAVFMGLGAVILAKRGSTSPARTYGWHRAEVFTAVANAVLLVGVATFILYEAIERLGTGADVPGVPMIVVALAGLIANFVVAMLLRSHSEGSLAVKGAYMEVIADTVGSLGVLIAGVVTVTTHWPYADVVVAVLVALWVLPRAFSLARAALRILSEASPAHIDVEELRSALSAVQGVTEVHDLHVWTLSPGKDMCTVHLISSSASASVLSDAREVLHERGLEHATVQVESRDSDCSENC
- a CDS encoding DUF3151 domain-containing protein, producing the protein MTPMGDLLGPDPILLPGDSEAEAELLANEKPGIVAAAHPSASVAWAALAEEALADERAISAYAYARTGYHRGLDQLRRNGWKGFGPVPYAHEPNRGFLRCVAALAKAADTIGETDELNRCLDLLDDCDPAARKELGL
- a CDS encoding Rv0361 family membrane protein, whose protein sequence is MPNPPEPDRGTPPGEDPTAEQADDATEVQPLLPSDPETETVVIDKPEPGSVPAANPDDQQRERRFTAPGFDAKETAIIHTAPEPATEVFSTQAGHPGPPGQPPMPPKPAVPQSIPGRDGAKARPAGRSFNWGWVLAITVIVLALAAIAILGTVLLTRGKHSHVSQEDMVRQSIHAFDTAVQRGDLTQLRGITCGTTRDGYVDYDERSWNETYQRVSAAKQYPVIASIDQIVVNGQHAEANVTTFMAYDPQVRSTRSLDLQYRDDQWKICQSPSG